The following coding sequences are from one Candidatus Binataceae bacterium window:
- the purH gene encoding bifunctional phosphoribosylaminoimidazolecarboxamide formyltransferase/IMP cyclohydrolase, whose protein sequence is METGAVKITRALLGVSDKAGLDELAHALAACGAEIVSTGGTRAALEAAGVKVRGVEDFTGSPEMLDGRVKTLHPKIHGGILARRADPAHQRQMREYGIEPIDLVVVNFYPFERTVERAGVSLDDAIENIDIGGPTLVRAAAKNWNDVAVVVDPADYPALTAELRASGGRLGRETRWRLARKAFARVTAYDCAISNYLGALEEGERRALGETFSLSLPREQRLRYGENPHQTGALYGRFLEIAEQIHGRELSFNNVFDISSAINLMLDFADYRDAVVAILKHNTPCGVGVAPTLLEAWEKAFATDPDSPFGGIVIANRRWDPPFARAVDELFTEVLIGPDYEPGVLDFLRKKKNRRVMRFHPEAVRRDEPDIKRVLGGLLVQTPDLSLEDPREGKVVTRRAPTDAELRAMRFGIRVCKHVKSNAIAFVTEDRTLAVGGGATSRIDPLYAAREKAARLKVSLKGSVLVSEALFPFPDGPTLAAEAGATAIAQPGGAVRDAEVIAAADAHGLAMVFTGVRHFRH, encoded by the coding sequence ATGGAAACCGGCGCAGTCAAGATCACCCGGGCGCTGCTGGGCGTCTCGGACAAGGCGGGATTGGACGAACTGGCGCATGCGCTGGCGGCGTGCGGCGCGGAGATTGTGTCGACCGGCGGGACGCGCGCGGCGCTCGAGGCGGCCGGCGTCAAGGTGCGGGGCGTCGAAGATTTCACCGGATCGCCCGAAATGCTCGACGGACGGGTCAAGACGCTTCATCCGAAGATCCACGGCGGAATTCTAGCCCGCCGCGCCGACCCGGCCCATCAGCGCCAGATGCGCGAGTACGGGATCGAGCCGATCGATCTCGTGGTGGTGAACTTCTATCCGTTTGAGCGCACGGTCGAGCGCGCCGGCGTAAGTCTGGACGACGCAATCGAAAACATCGACATCGGCGGCCCCACGCTGGTGCGCGCGGCGGCCAAGAACTGGAACGACGTGGCGGTGGTGGTCGATCCCGCGGACTATCCGGCGCTGACCGCTGAGCTTAGGGCGAGCGGCGGGAGGCTCGGGCGCGAAACGCGATGGCGCCTGGCGCGCAAGGCGTTCGCCCGCGTAACCGCCTATGACTGCGCGATCTCGAACTACCTTGGCGCGCTCGAGGAGGGCGAACGCCGCGCGCTCGGCGAAACCTTCAGCCTCTCGCTGCCGCGTGAGCAGAGGCTGCGCTATGGCGAAAACCCGCATCAGACGGGCGCGCTGTACGGCCGCTTCCTCGAGATCGCCGAGCAGATCCATGGCCGCGAACTGTCCTTCAACAATGTCTTCGACATCAGCTCGGCGATAAATCTGATGCTCGACTTCGCCGACTACCGCGACGCGGTGGTTGCGATCCTCAAGCACAACACACCGTGCGGGGTGGGCGTCGCACCGACGTTGCTTGAGGCGTGGGAAAAGGCCTTCGCGACCGATCCCGACTCGCCCTTTGGCGGAATCGTAATTGCCAACCGTCGATGGGACCCGCCGTTTGCGCGCGCGGTGGACGAGCTCTTCACCGAAGTCCTCATCGGCCCCGATTACGAGCCCGGGGTGCTCGACTTCCTGCGCAAGAAAAAGAACCGGCGCGTGATGCGCTTCCATCCCGAGGCCGTCCGCCGCGACGAGCCCGACATCAAGCGCGTGCTCGGGGGGCTTTTGGTGCAGACGCCGGACCTGAGCCTGGAAGATCCGCGCGAGGGCAAGGTCGTCACCCGCCGCGCGCCGACCGACGCCGAGCTGCGCGCAATGCGCTTCGGTATCCGGGTATGCAAGCACGTCAAGTCCAATGCGATCGCCTTCGTCACCGAGGACCGCACGCTCGCGGTTGGCGGCGGCGCGACTTCGCGGATCGACCCGCTGTACGCGGCGCGCGAGAAGGCCGCGCGACTTAAAGTATCGCTTAAAGGTTCGGTGCTGGTCTCCGAAGCGCTGTTTCCGTTCCCCGACGGACCGACCCTCGCCGCCGAGGCCGGTGCCACAGCGATTGCCCAGCCCGGCGGCGCCGTGCGCGACGCCGAGGTCATCGCAGCGGCCGACGCCCACGGGCTCGCGATGGTTTTCACCGGCGTGCGTCACTTCCGACACTGA
- the purD gene encoding phosphoribosylamine--glycine ligase, which yields MKVLVIGKGAREHALVWRLNQSQSVREIYCTGGNPGINQIARPVAIDPLDLAGLVDFARREMIDLTIVGPEDPLAAGIADEFARAGLAIFGPSKAAAQLEASKAFAKAVMREANVPTADFAIFDDAEAARRWVRARGGAMVVKADGLALGKGVTVCDDAEAALDAIDDAMERRRFGAAGARVVIEERLSGEELSYFALCDGERAIPLGLVQDHKAIFDGDRGPNTGGMGAYTPVPHFDAALEARVMAEVVGPTLGAMRARGAPFRGVLFVGLMVDGDRLNVLEFNVRFGDPECEPLMMRFESDLGETLLACAQGRLDHADVRLSPRSAVCVVLASGGYPGNYRKGLAISGLERINGAEPSEAKVRWALAKTRVKVFHAGTAMRDGRLTTDGGRVLAVTVMADGLRTAVDAAYEAAAMVEFEGKQMRRDIGRRALERIA from the coding sequence ATGAAAGTACTGGTTATCGGTAAGGGCGCGCGCGAGCACGCGCTGGTTTGGCGACTCAACCAGAGCCAGAGCGTGCGCGAGATCTACTGCACCGGCGGCAATCCGGGAATCAACCAGATCGCGCGGCCGGTCGCGATCGATCCGCTCGACCTTGCCGGGCTGGTGGATTTTGCACGGCGCGAGATGATCGACCTGACGATCGTCGGACCGGAAGACCCGCTCGCGGCGGGCATCGCCGACGAGTTCGCACGCGCGGGACTGGCGATCTTCGGCCCCTCCAAAGCCGCCGCGCAGCTCGAGGCGAGCAAGGCGTTCGCCAAGGCGGTGATGCGCGAGGCAAACGTGCCGACCGCCGACTTCGCGATATTCGACGACGCCGAAGCGGCGCGGCGATGGGTGCGGGCGCGCGGCGGCGCGATGGTCGTGAAGGCGGACGGGCTGGCGCTGGGCAAGGGCGTCACGGTATGCGACGACGCCGAAGCGGCACTCGATGCGATCGACGACGCGATGGAACGCCGGCGCTTCGGCGCGGCCGGCGCACGCGTTGTGATCGAGGAGCGCTTAAGCGGCGAGGAGCTGTCATACTTCGCGCTGTGCGATGGCGAGCGCGCCATCCCGCTCGGCCTGGTGCAGGATCATAAGGCAATCTTCGACGGCGACCGCGGCCCCAACACGGGCGGGATGGGCGCGTACACGCCGGTGCCGCATTTCGACGCGGCGCTCGAGGCGCGCGTGATGGCGGAGGTCGTCGGGCCGACGCTTGGTGCAATGCGCGCGCGCGGCGCGCCGTTCCGGGGCGTGCTGTTCGTGGGCCTGATGGTCGATGGCGACCGGCTCAATGTGCTCGAGTTCAACGTCCGCTTCGGCGACCCCGAGTGCGAGCCGCTGATGATGCGCTTCGAGAGCGACCTCGGCGAAACCCTGCTCGCCTGCGCCCAAGGCCGGCTCGACCACGCCGACGTGCGGCTCTCGCCGCGCAGCGCGGTCTGTGTCGTGCTCGCCTCTGGCGGCTATCCGGGCAACTACCGCAAGGGCCTCGCGATAAGCGGGCTGGAGCGGATCAACGGTGCCGAGCCCTCGGAGGCGAAGGTCCGATGGGCGTTGGCGAAGACGCGGGTCAAGGTGTTCCACGCGGGCACCGCGATGCGCGACGGGCGCCTGACGACCGACGGCGGTCGAGTGCTGGCGGTAACCGTGATGGCCGACGGGCTGCGGACGGCCGTCGACGCCGCCTACGAGGCGGCCGCGATGGTCGAGTTCGAGGGCAAGCAGATGCGCCGCGATATCGGGCGGCGCGCGCTCGAACGGATTGCTTGA
- a CDS encoding L-threonylcarbamoyladenylate synthase gives MQDRRPASIDPALSRALAALRAGAAVVYPTETFYALGVDALSPAALQRLFAIKEREPGKPVALIAADAEMAFGVAREVPPQARILADAFWPGPLTLVLPAREGIDAALVNPEGGVGVRVSPHPIARALAAGLGRPLTATSANLAGAPPAVELDEARCALGAKVKIYLDGGRLPGGAPSSVVVADAVGIRVFRPGAITEEQITAALGRGSRK, from the coding sequence GTGCAAGACAGGCGGCCTGCATCGATTGATCCCGCGCTCAGCCGGGCGCTCGCCGCGCTGCGCGCCGGCGCCGCCGTGGTTTACCCGACCGAAACCTTCTACGCGCTCGGTGTTGACGCGTTGTCGCCCGCGGCGCTCCAGCGCCTGTTCGCGATCAAGGAGCGCGAGCCCGGCAAACCGGTTGCGCTGATCGCCGCCGACGCCGAGATGGCGTTCGGCGTCGCACGCGAGGTTCCGCCACAGGCGCGAATCCTTGCCGACGCGTTCTGGCCCGGGCCGCTCACGCTGGTGCTGCCGGCGCGAGAAGGGATCGACGCCGCGCTGGTCAACCCCGAGGGCGGAGTGGGGGTTCGTGTCTCGCCGCATCCGATAGCGCGCGCGCTGGCCGCCGGCCTCGGACGCCCACTGACCGCGACCAGCGCGAATCTCGCCGGCGCGCCGCCGGCCGTGGAGCTGGATGAGGCGCGCTGCGCGCTCGGCGCGAAAGTCAAAATCTATCTTGACGGAGGAAGGCTTCCCGGCGGCGCGCCCAGCAGCGTGGTGGTGGCCGACGCTGTCGGGATTCGGGTGTTTCGTCCGGGCGCGATAACCGAGGAACAAATCACCGCCGCCCTTGGCCGGGGCTCGCGCAAATAG
- a CDS encoding DUF1015 domain-containing protein: MMTNRIEPFRGLLYDVERCGVLSNVVAPPYDLIDRARQDALYARSRYNIVRLELNRDPDPYASAARTMGEWLREGVLRRAPRPAIYLYSQFFEVEGRRMRRDGLIVRLRLEEFSARRILPHERTFPKARQDRLDLLTALRANVSSVFGLYSGAHPEIAHLVADMLGREPLLEVTDDLGIRNQLRPIEEAEAIAMIQRELDSPRIFIADGHHRYETALEYRRRLRAAEGDPVPIRPYDYTMMTLVACDDPGLLILPTHRVVRRLDPAALARFDEAAAAFFTIERFADADAMRAARSAGGRGTLAVALGGDRLALRLLRLKSPAAMAEAMPAAPAPVRRLDVSVLHTLVLERLFGITPEQVKAGGLVDYTTDARAALDEVVQGRAAGAFLMNPPSITDVEEVSLAGAVMPEKSTYFYPKLLTGLVLNPLDDDLGAQEDGGDG; encoded by the coding sequence ATGATGACGAACCGGATCGAACCGTTCCGCGGCCTGCTCTACGACGTCGAGCGATGCGGCGTGCTGAGCAACGTGGTCGCGCCGCCCTACGACCTGATCGACCGCGCGCGCCAGGACGCGCTGTACGCGCGCAGCCGCTACAACATCGTGCGCCTCGAGCTCAACCGCGACCCCGACCCTTACGCCTCGGCGGCGCGCACGATGGGGGAGTGGCTGCGCGAAGGCGTGCTGCGGCGCGCGCCGCGCCCGGCGATTTACCTGTATTCGCAATTTTTCGAGGTCGAGGGGCGCAGGATGCGCCGCGACGGGCTTATCGTGCGGCTGCGGCTGGAGGAGTTCAGCGCCCGGCGCATCCTGCCGCACGAGCGCACCTTCCCCAAGGCGAGGCAGGATCGGCTCGATCTCCTGACCGCGCTGAGAGCCAACGTGAGCTCGGTCTTCGGCCTCTATTCCGGCGCCCACCCCGAGATCGCGCACCTGGTCGCCGACATGCTGGGCCGCGAGCCCCTGCTCGAGGTCACCGACGATCTCGGAATTCGCAACCAGTTGCGCCCGATCGAAGAAGCCGAGGCGATCGCGATGATCCAGCGCGAGCTGGACAGCCCGCGCATCTTCATCGCCGACGGCCACCATCGCTACGAAACTGCTCTCGAATATCGCCGTCGGCTGCGCGCCGCCGAGGGCGATCCGGTGCCGATCCGGCCGTATGACTACACGATGATGACGCTGGTCGCGTGCGACGACCCGGGGTTGTTGATCCTGCCGACCCATCGAGTCGTGCGCCGACTCGATCCCGCAGCGCTGGCCCGATTCGACGAAGCGGCGGCCGCCTTCTTTACGATCGAACGCTTTGCCGACGCGGACGCGATGCGCGCGGCGCGCTCCGCCGGCGGGCGCGGCACGCTCGCGGTCGCGCTCGGCGGTGATCGGCTGGCGTTGCGCCTGCTGCGGCTCAAATCGCCGGCGGCGATGGCCGAGGCGATGCCCGCGGCGCCCGCCCCCGTGCGCCGGCTTGACGTGAGTGTGCTGCATACGCTGGTTCTGGAGCGGCTGTTCGGCATCACCCCCGAGCAGGTCAAGGCCGGCGGGCTGGTCGATTACACGACCGACGCGCGTGCTGCGCTCGACGAGGTCGTGCAGGGCCGCGCGGCGGGCGCCTTCCTGATGAATCCGCCGTCGATCACCGACGTCGAGGAGGTCAGCCTGGCGGGCGCCGTGATGCCGGAGAAATCGACCTACTTCTATCCCAAGCTGCTGACCGGCCTCGTGCTCAACCCGCTCGACGACGACCTTGGCGCGCAGGAAGACGGCGGCGATGGCTGA
- a CDS encoding histidine phosphatase family protein: MAERARLVLVRHGETVGNSSVRYYGRTNVALSELGRRQMRAARSWLARRLHTRRFAPVFTSPLVRAVEGARLIAGKAPQAIVIDEFVEVDFGLFEGLTADEIAERYPDEYRQWNAGRLAADFVYPGGESRNAFAGRVGRGTTRMLVLWEAARRAGQGAGAAALMVAHRGVIRAVVQRLAGALEPSIDLGSIHILEHEGNGADDLRAGRWRPMVLDETAHLAELE, from the coding sequence ATGGCTGAGCGCGCGCGGCTGGTGCTGGTGCGCCACGGCGAGACCGTCGGCAACTCGAGTGTCCGCTACTATGGCCGCACCAACGTCGCGCTCTCGGAGCTCGGCCGCCGCCAGATGCGCGCGGCGCGCAGCTGGCTCGCGCGGCGCCTTCACACGCGCCGCTTCGCGCCTGTGTTCACCAGCCCACTGGTGCGCGCGGTCGAGGGTGCGCGGCTTATCGCGGGCAAGGCCCCGCAGGCGATCGTAATCGACGAGTTCGTCGAGGTTGACTTCGGCCTGTTCGAGGGGCTGACCGCCGACGAGATCGCCGAACGATACCCTGACGAGTACCGGCAATGGAATGCCGGTCGGCTGGCGGCCGACTTCGTCTATCCCGGCGGCGAGAGCCGCAATGCCTTTGCCGGGCGCGTGGGGCGCGGAACGACGCGGATGCTTGTGCTATGGGAAGCGGCGCGGCGCGCAGGACAGGGCGCCGGCGCCGCGGCCCTGATGGTGGCGCATCGCGGAGTCATCCGCGCCGTTGTGCAGCGCCTGGCAGGCGCGCTTGAGCCGTCTATCGACCTCGGCTCGATCCATATTCTTGAACACGAAGGCAACGGCGCGGACGACCTGCGCGCGGGCCGCTGGCGCCCAATGGTCCTCGACGAGACCGCACACCTCGCCGAGCTCGAATAA
- a CDS encoding cation diffusion facilitator family transporter: MQLAEMHDAVAEDRRRLLTVLAVTALYCAAEFAGGFYANSLALFSDAVHVLTDIGALCVALVTLWLSMRPASGAKTYGYLRAEILGALANGLFLWLLVVFIWFEAIERLRNPEPVGGMTVILIALAGLAVNSFSAWMTRARAAEPGRAGMAINAVFVHVISDLIGTFGVLAAGALVHFTGWREADSLVGLFIGALVLYSSWGLVREGVDILMESVPAHIDLEELRRDLLAVRDTEEVHDLHVWCLASRQFALSAHAVVTQGADHDRVLSDMSAMLEHKFNIRHITVQLERNSRRAVEPEHF, from the coding sequence ATGCAACTGGCCGAGATGCATGACGCGGTCGCGGAAGATCGCAGGCGCCTGCTGACCGTGCTCGCCGTGACCGCGCTATACTGCGCGGCCGAGTTCGCCGGCGGCTTCTACGCCAACAGCCTGGCGCTGTTCTCCGACGCGGTTCACGTCCTGACCGATATCGGTGCCCTGTGCGTGGCCCTGGTCACGCTGTGGCTCTCGATGCGGCCGGCGAGCGGCGCCAAGACCTACGGTTACCTGCGCGCGGAAATTCTCGGCGCGCTCGCCAACGGGCTGTTCCTGTGGCTGCTCGTGGTCTTCATCTGGTTCGAAGCGATCGAGCGCCTGCGCAATCCGGAACCGGTGGGCGGGATGACGGTGATCCTGATCGCGCTTGCCGGCCTTGCGGTGAACAGCTTTTCGGCCTGGATGACGCGTGCGCGCGCCGCCGAACCCGGGCGGGCGGGGATGGCGATCAACGCGGTTTTCGTCCACGTCATCTCCGACCTGATCGGCACCTTCGGCGTGCTGGCGGCGGGCGCGCTGGTGCATTTCACCGGATGGCGCGAGGCGGACTCGCTGGTCGGGCTGTTTATCGGCGCGCTGGTGCTGTACAGCTCATGGGGCCTGGTGCGCGAGGGCGTGGATATCCTGATGGAATCGGTGCCGGCGCACATCGATCTCGAAGAGCTGCGCCGCGACCTGCTGGCGGTGCGCGACACCGAAGAGGTCCATGACCTTCACGTATGGTGCCTGGCGAGCCGCCAGTTCGCGCTCTCCGCGCACGCGGTGGTCACCCAGGGCGCCGACCACGACCGCGTGCTCTCCGACATGTCGGCGATGCTCGAGCACAAGTTCAACATCCGCCACATCACGGTGCAGCTCGAACGCAACAGCCGCCGCGCCGTCGAGCCGGAACATTTCTGA
- a CDS encoding adenine phosphoribosyltransferase — translation MDLTELRSLVRDIPDFPQPGIMFRDITPLIGDARAFATLVDRMAEPFLGKVDTVLGIESRGFIIGAPVAYRLGVGLTIARKPGKLPFHTIGESYQLEYGSAALEMHADGLRRGARVLIVDDLLATGGTAAAAVHLARKLEAQLVACAFVIELNALGGRARLAPVQCFSLIQYD, via the coding sequence ATGGATCTGACAGAACTGCGCAGTCTCGTGCGCGACATCCCGGACTTTCCGCAGCCCGGAATCATGTTCCGCGACATCACGCCGCTCATCGGCGACGCGCGCGCTTTCGCCACGCTGGTCGATCGGATGGCGGAGCCATTCCTGGGCAAGGTGGACACCGTGCTCGGCATCGAGTCGCGCGGGTTCATTATCGGCGCGCCGGTCGCCTACAGGCTCGGGGTGGGGCTGACGATCGCGCGCAAGCCGGGCAAGTTGCCCTTTCATACGATCGGCGAGAGCTATCAGCTCGAATACGGCAGCGCGGCGCTCGAGATGCACGCCGACGGGCTCAGACGCGGCGCGCGGGTGTTGATCGTCGATGACCTGCTCGCCACCGGCGGCACCGCCGCCGCGGCGGTCCATCTGGCGCGCAAGCTCGAAGCGCAGCTGGTGGCGTGCGCCTTCGTCATCGAGCTCAACGCGCTCGGCGGGCGCGCGCGACTGGCGCCGGTCCAATGCTTCTCGCTGATCCAGTATGATTGA
- a CDS encoding FecR family protein, with amino-acid sequence MMKRLSAVTFAFALALAAASTARAQNAGSITSVSGSATFQRGARTVAAAPGLTVERGDRLVTGAGGRITLALADGSRLEVGSSTTLVVDQYIAAPAGGRMRASFGLLGGVVRSLVSVVAGTPPNFEVHTPNAVATVRGTEYDTAYSTGQRPGFGDCRQFTDVSVYKGTVAVANVAAPGAAIDVGAGYHATVACQNAPMGPGPLGLESAVPGLPSPMSAVPPPPPPPPPPPPPPPPPPPPPPPPPPPPPPG; translated from the coding sequence ATGATGAAGAGGCTCTCCGCGGTAACGTTTGCCTTCGCGCTGGCACTCGCTGCGGCTTCCACCGCGCGAGCGCAGAACGCCGGCTCGATCACCAGTGTAAGCGGCAGCGCGACGTTTCAGCGCGGCGCGCGCACCGTGGCGGCGGCGCCGGGTCTTACGGTCGAACGCGGCGATCGCCTGGTCACTGGGGCTGGTGGCCGAATAACGCTCGCCCTCGCCGACGGCAGCCGGCTCGAAGTCGGTTCCTCCACTACCTTGGTTGTTGACCAGTATATTGCCGCGCCTGCGGGGGGCAGGATGCGCGCGTCGTTCGGCCTCCTCGGCGGCGTAGTGCGCTCGCTGGTAAGCGTGGTGGCAGGCACGCCGCCGAACTTCGAAGTTCACACGCCCAACGCGGTCGCCACCGTACGTGGCACGGAATACGACACCGCCTACTCGACGGGCCAACGGCCGGGCTTCGGCGACTGCAGGCAGTTCACCGACGTGAGCGTCTACAAGGGAACGGTCGCGGTCGCGAATGTCGCCGCGCCAGGCGCAGCGATCGACGTTGGCGCGGGCTACCATGCAACGGTCGCTTGCCAGAACGCGCCGATGGGGCCGGGTCCGCTCGGATTGGAGAGTGCCGTGCCCGGATTGCCGTCGCCGATGAGCGCGGTGCCGCCTCCTCCACCACCACCGCCGCCACCTCCGCCGCCGCCGCCACCACCGCCACCGCCACCGCCTCCCCCGCCTCCCCCGCCTCCTCCGGGCTAG
- a CDS encoding M23 family metallopeptidase: MAADANNRRIFEIARATILAMALAAGAGCSAATSRQAPPPASASTAGASAVEHVVRRGETVYHIAHIYGVSVASLMAANHLRDARNLRAGETLTIPGRYSYASLGAADDSQSVLWNVPRAARQFAWPVWSGTVTSGFGMRHGTMHDGIDIAAPIGTPVHAAGSGIVIYVGRLHGYGNTVIIRHTDNYVTVYAHDAANLVSEGQHVTRGQKIARIGTSGRTTGPNLHFEVRYNNLAYNPLSYLPPPGPSAITTSFASNGPS, from the coding sequence TTGGCGGCGGACGCAAACAATCGCCGGATTTTCGAAATCGCGCGCGCGACGATTCTGGCGATGGCGCTTGCCGCGGGCGCCGGATGCTCCGCGGCGACCTCGCGTCAGGCGCCACCGCCCGCATCGGCCTCAACCGCCGGCGCCTCGGCGGTCGAGCACGTCGTGCGCCGCGGCGAGACCGTCTATCACATCGCGCATATTTACGGCGTCAGCGTCGCCAGCCTGATGGCGGCCAACCATCTGCGCGACGCGCGCAACCTGCGCGCCGGCGAGACGCTGACCATTCCGGGCCGTTACAGCTACGCCTCGCTCGGCGCCGCCGACGACTCGCAGAGCGTGCTGTGGAACGTGCCGCGCGCCGCGCGCCAGTTCGCATGGCCGGTATGGTCGGGGACGGTTACTTCAGGCTTTGGGATGCGCCACGGAACAATGCATGACGGCATTGACATCGCGGCGCCGATTGGCACGCCGGTGCACGCGGCAGGCTCGGGCATAGTGATCTACGTCGGCCGCCTGCATGGTTACGGCAACACCGTGATCATCCGCCACACCGACAACTACGTCACGGTATATGCGCACGACGCGGCCAACCTCGTGAGCGAGGGTCAGCACGTCACCCGTGGACAGAAGATCGCGCGCATCGGCACCAGCGGCCGCACCACCGGACCCAACCTGCACTTCGAAGTGCGCTACAACAACCTCGCCTACAATCCGCTGAGTTATCTGCCTCCGCCCGGACCGTCGGCCATCACGACGAGCTTCGCGAGCAACGGGCCGTCCTGA
- a CDS encoding protein-L-isoaspartate(D-aspartate) O-methyltransferase: protein MDTLAQARERMVVEQLERRGIRDPRVLAAMRTVERDRFIPVEYAAQAYADEPLPIGAQQTISQPYMVALMCEVAALSGGERVLEVGSGSGYGAAVLARLAAEVYSVECIAPLHEQARARLAAMGVSNVRLRCGDGSEGWPEMAPFDVIMVTAAMPGVARPLLEQLTPVGRLVAPIGEDDLQTLVRISRRNGVWQEEYFGECRFVKMTGRHGFST, encoded by the coding sequence ATGGACACTCTCGCCCAAGCCCGCGAGCGGATGGTGGTCGAACAGCTCGAGCGGCGTGGAATCCGTGATCCGCGCGTGCTGGCGGCGATGCGCACGGTCGAGCGCGACCGCTTCATCCCCGTCGAATACGCCGCCCAGGCCTACGCCGACGAACCGCTGCCGATAGGCGCTCAGCAAACCATCTCGCAACCCTACATGGTCGCCCTGATGTGCGAAGTGGCGGCGCTCAGCGGCGGCGAGCGCGTGCTCGAAGTCGGCAGCGGCTCGGGCTACGGCGCGGCGGTGCTGGCGCGGCTGGCGGCGGAGGTGTACTCGGTGGAGTGTATTGCGCCACTGCATGAGCAGGCGCGCGCGCGGCTTGCCGCGATGGGTGTAAGCAACGTCCGGCTGCGTTGTGGCGACGGTTCGGAGGGATGGCCCGAGATGGCGCCGTTCGACGTAATCATGGTCACGGCGGCGATGCCCGGAGTGGCGCGCCCGCTGCTCGAGCAGCTGACGCCCGTGGGACGGCTGGTAGCGCCGATCGGCGAAGACGATCTCCAAACCCTGGTGCGCATCAGCCGGCGCAATGGCGTTTGGCAAGAGGAATACTTCGGCGAGTGCCGGTTCGTGAAGATGACCGGCCGGCACGGTTTCAGCACCTGA
- a CDS encoding alpha/beta hydrolase, with product MADTKEWTEEKVRVGETDLVVVKGGKGKPLLILHGELGWAGWMSWNAALAKERTLLIPMHPGFGKTAMAEWISNIRDLAGFYQRYLREQGLAPIDVMGFSLGGWVAAEMAACDSRQFRKMILVAPTGIRPPQGEIMDMFTVTARTYLTRSAFDPHAAPEFAKLFGGEQTPEQFEAWEDARAESARLAWEPYMFNPSLPHLLEGIEGLPTLLLWGKQDPVVPLSAGEAYQRAIKGSKLVTIDKCGHWPTVEQPAQFLKHVEGFLS from the coding sequence ATGGCAGACACCAAGGAATGGACCGAAGAGAAGGTCCGTGTCGGGGAAACCGACCTGGTCGTCGTCAAGGGCGGCAAGGGCAAGCCACTGCTGATCCTGCACGGCGAACTGGGATGGGCGGGATGGATGTCGTGGAACGCGGCGCTGGCCAAGGAGCGCACGCTGCTAATCCCGATGCATCCCGGCTTCGGCAAGACCGCGATGGCGGAGTGGATCAGCAACATCCGCGACCTCGCCGGCTTCTACCAGCGCTACCTGCGCGAGCAGGGGCTGGCGCCGATTGACGTGATGGGCTTTTCGCTCGGCGGCTGGGTGGCGGCTGAAATGGCGGCGTGCGACTCCAGGCAGTTCCGCAAGATGATCCTGGTCGCCCCGACCGGCATCCGCCCGCCCCAGGGCGAGATCATGGACATGTTCACGGTTACCGCGCGCACCTACCTGACTCGCAGCGCGTTCGATCCGCACGCCGCGCCCGAGTTCGCCAAGTTGTTCGGCGGAGAACAGACGCCCGAGCAGTTCGAGGCGTGGGAAGACGCGCGCGCGGAAAGCGCGCGCCTGGCGTGGGAGCCCTACATGTTCAATCCGAGCCTGCCCCACCTGCTCGAAGGCATCGAGGGTCTGCCGACGCTGCTGCTGTGGGGCAAGCAGGACCCAGTGGTGCCGCTGAGTGCGGGCGAGGCCTATCAGCGCGCGATCAAAGGCTCCAAACTCGTCACCATTGACAAGTGCGGACACTGGCCGACGGTCGAGCAGCCAGCCCAATTTCTCAAACACGTTGAGGGCTTTCTGAGCTGA